The Leptospira sp. WS39.C2 genome contains a region encoding:
- the ilvD gene encoding dihydroxy-acid dehydratase codes for MSLNRYSRVLTQDESLPASQAMIIGSGVPYEDLNKPFVGIGSTGFDGNPCNMHLTTLAALQKKSVLDTKQMVGLLFNTIGVSDGITNGNDGMRFSLPSREIIADSIETISGAHFYDGLIFTAGCDKNMPGAIMAMARLNRPAIMVYGGTINGGHFKGEKLNIVSAFEAYGKKINGKISEEDFKEVIKNSCPGPGACGGMYTANTMATAIEVMGMSLPYSSSSPARSEEKKKECQEIGKYIYNLLEKDIKPSDIITPKSILNALRVITILGGSTNAALHMIAIARTMGIDLDLDQIQKVTDTTPLLADMKPSGKYLMEDLFAIGGTPAIMKFMLKEGMLDGTCMTVTGKTIAENLESLPDLPKDQDLLRPVSNPIKKEGHIQVLYGNIAKKGAVAKITGHEGEMFEGKAICFDSEVEANEGIRDGKVKPGHVVVIRYVGPKGGPGMPEMLKPTSAIIGAGLGDNVALITDGRFSGGSHGFVVGHITPEAMEGGEIAFVEDGDVISIDARTNKLELNVSADELEKRRAKWKKPPYRVTSGYLWKYIQMVKDASTGCLTDR; via the coding sequence ATGAGTTTGAATCGATACAGCCGCGTTTTAACCCAAGATGAATCTCTCCCTGCTTCCCAAGCCATGATCATTGGATCTGGAGTTCCCTACGAAGACTTAAACAAACCTTTTGTTGGTATTGGTAGTACTGGTTTTGATGGGAATCCTTGTAATATGCATTTGACGACACTTGCCGCACTTCAAAAGAAAAGTGTCCTCGATACAAAACAAATGGTTGGGCTACTTTTCAATACTATTGGGGTGAGTGACGGGATTACTAATGGGAATGATGGAATGCGTTTTTCCCTTCCCTCTCGTGAGATCATAGCGGACTCTATTGAAACCATTTCTGGTGCTCATTTTTATGACGGACTCATTTTCACAGCAGGTTGTGACAAAAATATGCCAGGGGCCATTATGGCAATGGCAAGGCTGAATCGTCCCGCCATTATGGTGTATGGTGGAACCATCAACGGTGGTCATTTTAAAGGTGAAAAATTAAATATTGTTTCTGCTTTTGAAGCGTATGGAAAAAAAATTAACGGTAAAATTTCTGAAGAAGATTTTAAAGAAGTGATCAAAAATTCCTGCCCGGGGCCTGGAGCTTGCGGTGGGATGTATACGGCCAATACAATGGCAACCGCCATCGAAGTGATGGGTATGAGTTTGCCATATAGTTCCTCATCACCTGCTCGTAGTGAAGAAAAAAAGAAAGAATGCCAAGAGATCGGAAAGTATATTTACAATCTTTTAGAAAAAGACATCAAACCATCAGATATCATCACTCCAAAATCCATTCTCAATGCACTTCGTGTCATCACCATCCTCGGTGGATCTACTAATGCAGCCCTACACATGATTGCCATTGCAAGGACAATGGGAATTGATTTGGACTTAGACCAAATCCAAAAGGTAACCGATACAACACCACTCCTTGCTGACATGAAACCAAGTGGAAAGTATTTAATGGAAGACCTTTTTGCGATTGGTGGAACACCAGCTATCATGAAATTTATGCTGAAAGAAGGAATGTTAGATGGTACGTGTATGACTGTAACTGGTAAAACCATTGCAGAAAATTTAGAATCACTTCCTGACCTTCCAAAAGACCAAGACTTACTTCGACCAGTGAGTAACCCAATCAAAAAAGAAGGACATATACAAGTGTTATATGGTAACATTGCCAAAAAAGGCGCAGTGGCAAAAATCACTGGCCATGAAGGTGAAATGTTTGAAGGGAAAGCCATTTGTTTTGATTCCGAAGTAGAAGCGAACGAAGGGATACGTGACGGAAAAGTAAAACCTGGCCATGTAGTTGTGATCCGTTATGTGGGACCAAAAGGTGGACCTGGGATGCCTGAGATGTTAAAACCAACGTCAGCCATCATTGGTGCGGGACTTGGTGATAATGTGGCCCTCATCACAGATGGACGATTCTCTGGGGGAAGCCATGGTTTTGTTGTTGGTCATATCACACCCGAAGCAATGGAAGGTGGTGAAATTGCTTTTGTTGAGGACGGAGATGTGATTTCCATTGATGCTCGAACCAACAAACTAGAGTTAAATGTAAGTGCAGATGAATTGGAAAAACGTCGTGCAAAATGGAAAAAACCACCATATCGTGTTACAAGTGGGTATCTGTGGAAGTACATCCAGATGGTGAAGGATGCAAGTACTGGTTGTTTGACGGACCGGTAA
- a CDS encoding PAS domain S-box protein produces MPASENSYETLLALIQKLEKENQFLKQNQTSLDDHQTKINDLLQFTQFSIDTISDSIFWLDENGRYVFVNNAACRNFGYKKEELLSMVMFEVDPLFSKEIWDVHWNEILEKKTFTIETINKRKDGTPVPIEVTVNLVEYDGKKYNCAIVRDITERKRSESKLKQATLRLEELNATKDKFFSIIAHDLKGPLGSHREFTKNLSENISQLTEEERNLNFQILNESSEKLYSLMENLLHWASTQNGIINFKPVKIQVFELIQKTVDLLYLSIQKKQIQILNLVPKSLHIYADSFMIETIFRNLITNAIKYSNSNQTIEIGYQILNGTTTQLSHQFFVKDEGVGMSDNQIHSLFRLDKKYSTPGTAQETGTGLGLILCKDFVEKHGGKIWVDSKYNHGTTFYIELGHITI; encoded by the coding sequence ATGCCTGCTTCCGAAAATTCCTACGAAACCTTACTTGCTTTAATCCAAAAATTAGAGAAGGAGAACCAGTTCTTAAAACAAAACCAAACGTCTTTAGACGATCACCAAACTAAAATTAATGACCTCTTACAATTCACGCAGTTTTCAATTGATACGATTTCGGATTCTATCTTTTGGTTAGATGAAAACGGAAGGTACGTTTTTGTTAATAATGCTGCGTGTAGAAATTTTGGTTATAAAAAAGAAGAACTTCTGTCCATGGTGATGTTTGAAGTAGATCCACTTTTTTCAAAGGAAATTTGGGATGTCCATTGGAATGAAATTTTAGAGAAAAAAACATTCACTATAGAAACAATAAATAAACGAAAAGATGGGACTCCAGTTCCTATCGAAGTGACTGTCAATTTGGTCGAATATGATGGAAAAAAATACAATTGTGCTATTGTACGGGATATAACAGAACGAAAACGAAGTGAGTCAAAGTTAAAACAGGCGACACTTCGACTAGAAGAATTAAATGCAACAAAGGATAAATTTTTCTCAATCATTGCTCATGATTTAAAAGGGCCACTTGGTTCTCATAGAGAATTTACAAAAAATCTAAGTGAAAATATTAGCCAACTTACGGAAGAAGAAAGAAACTTAAACTTCCAAATTTTAAATGAATCATCTGAAAAACTTTATTCATTAATGGAAAATTTATTACATTGGGCAAGTACACAAAATGGAATTATTAATTTTAAACCAGTTAAAATACAAGTTTTTGAACTCATTCAAAAAACAGTAGATTTGTTGTATTTATCCATTCAAAAGAAACAAATCCAAATATTAAACCTAGTTCCAAAATCTTTACATATATATGCTGATTCTTTTATGATCGAAACAATTTTTCGAAATTTAATTACAAATGCGATCAAATACAGTAATTCAAATCAAACTATTGAAATTGGTTACCAAATTTTAAATGGAACGACAACTCAGCTATCACACCAATTTTTTGTGAAAGACGAAGGTGTTGGGATGTCTGATAATCAAATCCATTCGTTGTTTCGGTTGGATAAGAAGTATTCAACTCCAGGCACTGCGCAAGAAACGGGAACTGGCCTAGGTCTAATCTTATGTAAGGATTTTGTAGAAAAACATGGTGGGAAAATTTGGGTCGATAGTAAGTACAATCATGGTACAACTTTCTACATTGAATTAGGACATATCACAATTTAA
- a CDS encoding pirin family protein, whose product MKHKSILYAQKLDFQWPTSDPFLFCVHHEDFYPNGNGKFGPNASLQGRQIGQDFVGKDGWRMYHGETIPGFPGHPHRGFETVTVVQRGLVDHADSQGAAGRYGDGDVQWMTAGAGIQHSEMFPLINESGENTLELFQIWLNLPAKHKFVDPHFTMFWNEDIPVKTITDSNGKKVKIKTVAGSLFGDKPLDPPPNSWAGDPKNDVGIYILDLEPEVQFDLPKTSEGNLRNVYYFRGEGLVMDGTQVPGKHMYNLKADESVEIRNGSEAGRILILEGKPIAEPVVQYGPFVMNKQEEIQQAFDDYRKTQFGGWPWDSYDPVHVGKGRFAKHANGKEEFPTKSK is encoded by the coding sequence ATGAAACACAAATCAATATTATATGCTCAAAAACTAGACTTTCAATGGCCAACTTCTGATCCATTTCTCTTCTGTGTCCATCACGAAGACTTTTATCCAAACGGGAATGGAAAATTTGGTCCCAATGCATCCTTACAAGGAAGGCAAATTGGCCAAGATTTTGTTGGTAAAGATGGTTGGAGGATGTACCACGGAGAAACCATTCCGGGATTTCCAGGCCACCCACATAGAGGTTTCGAAACAGTAACTGTTGTTCAGCGAGGATTAGTAGACCATGCTGATTCACAAGGAGCCGCTGGAAGATATGGTGATGGTGATGTCCAATGGATGACAGCAGGAGCTGGTATCCAACATTCTGAAATGTTTCCTCTCATCAATGAATCAGGAGAAAACACTCTTGAACTCTTTCAAATTTGGCTCAATTTACCCGCAAAACATAAATTTGTTGATCCGCATTTTACAATGTTTTGGAATGAAGATATCCCCGTTAAAACCATTACAGATTCGAACGGCAAAAAAGTAAAAATCAAAACAGTCGCAGGATCATTGTTTGGTGATAAACCTCTAGATCCTCCTCCCAATTCCTGGGCAGGTGATCCAAAAAATGACGTAGGAATTTATATTTTGGATTTAGAACCAGAAGTTCAATTTGATTTACCAAAAACTTCAGAAGGGAATCTTAGGAATGTCTATTATTTCCGCGGAGAAGGTCTTGTTATGGATGGAACACAAGTTCCTGGCAAACACATGTACAATCTAAAAGCTGATGAATCAGTTGAAATCCGAAATGGATCGGAAGCTGGTAGGATTCTCATTTTAGAAGGAAAACCAATTGCAGAACCTGTGGTCCAATATGGTCCTTTTGTGATGAACAAACAGGAAGAAATCCAACAAGCTTTTGATGATTATCGGAAAACACAATTTGGTGGTTGGCCTTGGGATTCTTATGATCCCGTCCATGTTGGCAAAGGAAGGTTTGCCAAACACGCAAATGGAAAAGAAGAATTTCCTACAAAATCTAAGTAA